The Musa acuminata AAA Group cultivar baxijiao chromosome BXJ2-2, Cavendish_Baxijiao_AAA, whole genome shotgun sequence genome has a segment encoding these proteins:
- the LOC103975270 gene encoding uncharacterized protein At1g27050 yields the protein MRRTVRLGVRLRSQILTPLAAAGQRRGRGIRERLTAAAMKRRGKGERPKSDAFPASLSKRLRRPPPTEAAEGEPAEATAAASPSVVLVTGLPADCTVLELKSRLEMYGPISRTRIDVDGRGFVTFRSDHAAEAAISASLDPAFGVTVRSKKVLVVRASDPIPAKMGAGISSTSRLLRAEIPLSRHGPSKEKLDAGATAERSKSGPEVSHDGREIIAYDDLF from the exons ATGCGACGCACTGTCCGACTTGGTGTTCGTTTGCGGTCGCAAATTCTTACTCCTCTGGCGGCGGCGGGGCAACGGAGAGGGCGAGGGATAAGAGAGAGGCTTACGGCAGCAGCCATGAAGCGAAGGGGGAAGGGCGAGAGGCCCAAATCTGATGCGTTCCCCGCTTCCCTCTCCAAGCGTCTTCGACGGCCGCCTCCGACCGAAGCGGCTGAGGGAGAGCCCGCCGAGGCAACTGCCGCCGCCTCGCCCTCCGTCGTCCTGGTCACCGGCCTCCCCGCTGACTGCACCGTGCTGGAACTGAAGTCCCGCCTGGAGATGTACGGCCCCATCTCCCGCACCCGCATCGACGTCGACGGCCGCGGCTTCGTCACCTTCCGCTCCGACCACGCCGCTGAGGCCGCCATCTCTGCCTCCCTCGACCCGGCCTTCGGTGTCACCGTCCGATCCAAAAAG GTACTGGTAGTTCGGGCGAGTGATCCGATACCAGCAAAGATGGGAGCAGGGATTTCTTCCACCTCGAGGCTTCTTCGTGCAGAAATACCCCTGAGCCGACATGGTCCAAGTAAAGAGAAGCTCGATGCAGGTGCGACTGCAGAGAGGAGCAAAAGCGGACCAGAGGTTTCCCATGATGGTCGGGAAATCATCGCTTACGATGATCTATTTTGA
- the LOC103975269 gene encoding thioredoxin H2-2-like, with protein sequence MGGFFSSQAAYAAEDGVSAVIAIHSTGEWTQNWESHTQTNKLMVIDFSASWCGPCRFVEPAFKAMAAQYSDAVFVKIDVDEIPEVSKQWKVQAMPTFVLVKGGQEVGRIVGAKKDELERRIQEQINT encoded by the exons ATGGGTGGTTTCTTCTCCAGCCAAGCCGCCTACGCCGCTGAGGACGGCGTGTCCGCCGTCATCGCCATCCACTCCACCGGCGAATGGACCCAGAACTGGGAGTCCCACACCCAAACCAACAAGCTG ATGGTGATCGACTTCTCGGCGTCGTGGTGCGGGCCGTGCCGCTTCGTGGAGCCGGCGTTCAAGGCGATGGCCGCCCAGTACTCCGACGCGGTGTTCGTCAAGATCGACGTCGATGAGATCCCG GAGGTGTCGAAGCAGTGGAAGGTGCAGGCTATGCCGACGTTCGTGCTGGTGAAGGGCGGGCAGGAGGTGGGCAGAATCGTCGGCGCAAAGAAGGACGAACTCGAGAGGCGGATCCAAGAGCAGATCAACACCTAA